A single window of Cytobacillus dafuensis DNA harbors:
- a CDS encoding SET domain-containing protein — MLEIKTSPLSDGEFNRGVFATVDIVKGELIHEAPVLPYPNKEHVFIEKTLLADYVFEYGKNHTAILLGYGMLFNHSYEPNAIYEINFQNHTFDFYAYTDIKAGEEILINYNGDVDDKEPLWFDKDQVSSND, encoded by the coding sequence ATATTAGAAATTAAGACATCTCCGTTAAGTGATGGAGAATTTAATCGAGGAGTATTTGCAACCGTTGATATAGTGAAAGGTGAGCTGATCCATGAAGCTCCAGTCCTTCCATATCCTAATAAGGAACATGTTTTCATTGAAAAAACTTTGCTTGCAGATTATGTGTTCGAGTATGGCAAAAATCATACCGCAATCTTGCTCGGATACGGTATGCTTTTTAATCATTCGTATGAGCCTAATGCCATTTATGAGATTAACTTTCAGAACCATACCTTTGACTTCTATGCCTACACAGATATAAAAGCAGGGGAAGAGATCCTTATCAACTACAATGGAGATGTTGATGATAAGGAACCGCTATGGTTCGATAAAGACCAAGTTTCAAGTAATGATTAA
- a CDS encoding GNAT family N-acetyltransferase has product MQEFQVQQLNNLLCNNLINLVKESKEEGFNFLERLMNEYKSGTNTFNKNGESLYGVFSKAGVLVAVGGLNIDPFSKRKNIGRLRRFYVAKKYRRKGLGKLLLNRIIYDAEKHFQVIVLRTNTEQADKFYTSLGFTKKEKFSGSTHFLNLGCVKA; this is encoded by the coding sequence ATGCAAGAATTCCAAGTACAACAATTAAATAATCTGCTATGTAACAATTTAATCAATTTAGTAAAGGAAAGTAAGGAAGAGGGCTTCAATTTTCTTGAAAGATTAATGAATGAGTACAAGAGCGGTACAAATACATTTAATAAGAACGGGGAATCTTTGTATGGTGTTTTTAGTAAAGCGGGAGTTTTGGTTGCTGTTGGCGGACTAAATATAGATCCATTTTCAAAGCGTAAAAACATTGGCCGTTTGCGAAGATTTTATGTTGCGAAAAAATATCGGAGAAAAGGATTAGGGAAACTCTTGTTGAATAGAATTATTTACGATGCAGAAAAACATTTTCAAGTAATCGTGCTCCGTACAAATACAGAACAAGCAGATAAGTTCTATACTTCACTTGGATTTACTAAAAAAGAAAAGTTTTCAGGATCCACCCATTTTTTAAATTTAGGCTGTGTTAAAGCTTAG
- a CDS encoding cold-shock protein: MEKGKVKWFNGEKGFGFIEREGGEDVFVHFSAIQGEGYKTLEEGQEVTFDVEQGQRGAQAANVHKA, translated from the coding sequence ATGGAAAAAGGTAAAGTAAAATGGTTTAATGGAGAAAAAGGCTTCGGATTCATCGAACGTGAAGGTGGAGAAGACGTATTCGTTCATTTCTCAGCTATCCAAGGCGAAGGGTACAAAACATTAGAAGAAGGTCAAGAAGTGACTTTTGATGTTGAGCAAGGTCAACGTGGAGCACAAGCAGCTAACGTTCATAAGGCTTAA
- a CDS encoding sensor histidine kinase, with the protein MFFRKSFYKTEWTSLFLTAAFTAIASEIKVIPFSGEDFRFGLGSIAFFLLILILPPVSLIRTGISTGITVICFRIFGDILFNHVPFWISFKSHLPVFLYYFLFALGFSVIKIENFKTYPLLLGAFAAIFEFIGNTAEHLMRYWLLNHANLGLQEWVLLGGVALLRSYFVVGLYSSITVSEQKKQMQEMLGVGSELYVETLYLQKSLDNIEQITVSSHDLYRKLKKKNLSDLSKQALLITQEIHEVKKDSQRILSGLSKISTHKKIGVVLLSDVLGIVVTANEKYSELLGKKITFHFELSTDFETDQQIPLLAILNNLTANAIEAIEETGTIHIEIFDESDYTAFIVKDTGKGISEEDLSFIFEPGYTTKYNDHGVAATGIGLSHVQDIVHSLKGQIKIESSAKGTTFRLQIPANNLKCTFI; encoded by the coding sequence ATGTTTTTTAGAAAAAGCTTTTACAAAACTGAATGGACTTCATTGTTTCTAACTGCCGCTTTTACCGCCATTGCTAGTGAGATTAAAGTGATCCCCTTCAGCGGGGAGGATTTTCGTTTCGGATTAGGAAGCATTGCTTTTTTTCTGCTTATACTTATTCTTCCACCCGTTTCTTTAATTCGTACAGGCATCAGCACTGGAATTACTGTCATCTGTTTTCGAATCTTTGGTGATATACTTTTTAATCATGTTCCTTTTTGGATAAGTTTTAAGAGTCATTTGCCTGTTTTTCTTTATTATTTTCTATTTGCTCTAGGATTTAGTGTCATTAAAATAGAGAATTTTAAAACGTATCCTCTTCTTCTTGGAGCTTTCGCAGCCATTTTCGAATTTATCGGAAACACCGCTGAACATCTTATGCGCTATTGGCTATTAAATCACGCGAACTTAGGCCTACAAGAATGGGTATTACTCGGTGGCGTAGCCTTACTAAGAAGCTATTTTGTTGTTGGATTATACAGCTCCATCACTGTTTCCGAACAAAAGAAACAGATGCAAGAAATGCTTGGAGTTGGATCTGAATTATACGTGGAAACCCTATATTTACAGAAATCATTGGATAATATTGAGCAAATTACAGTTTCAAGCCATGATTTATATCGTAAATTAAAAAAGAAAAATCTTTCAGATTTAAGCAAGCAAGCATTGCTCATCACACAAGAAATACATGAAGTGAAAAAAGATTCACAGCGGATTCTTTCTGGACTTTCTAAAATTTCGACCCATAAGAAAATTGGTGTCGTTTTACTATCTGATGTCCTCGGAATCGTAGTTACAGCTAATGAAAAATATAGCGAGCTGCTAGGGAAAAAAATCACCTTTCATTTTGAGTTATCAACAGATTTTGAAACAGATCAGCAAATCCCTCTCCTTGCTATATTAAATAATCTTACTGCAAATGCTATCGAAGCCATTGAGGAAACTGGGACTATTCATATTGAAATCTTTGATGAGTCAGATTACACAGCATTCATTGTAAAAGATACCGGAAAAGGAATTTCAGAAGAGGATTTATCCTTTATTTTTGAACCAGGTTATACGACTAAATATAATGATCACGGTGTGGCAGCAACTGGGATTGGTTTGTCCCACGTACAAGACATAGTACATTCTCTAAAGGGACAAATAAAAATAGAATCCTCTGCTAAAGGAACAACTTTCAGATTACAAATACCAGCTAATAACTTAAAATGTACATTTATTTAA
- a CDS encoding solute symporter family protein — protein MNATVIILFLIIVGMTLAITYYAAKRTNTASEFYTAGGGLTGWQNGLAIAGDYLSAASFLGIAGAIALNGFDGFLFSIGYLVAYLVVLFIVAEPLRNLGRYTLADMINARFDAKKIRATAALNTITIVIFYMIAQLVGAGALIQLLFGIPYWVAVVIVGIMMTIYVLFGGMTATSWVQIIKAVLLMVGTIIISFMVLAKFNFNIFEMFTTMKTATPLGEAYLNPGVKYTVPLDTISLMIALVLGTAGLPHILMRFFTVKNAKTARSSVIWATWIVGIFYVMTIFLGFGAAAFVGADVIKSSNAAGNMAAPLLAQVLGGDILMSFVSAVAFATILAVVAGLVLSGASAFAHDIYGQIIKKGKATEKQQMLAAKYASLSVSVFSILLALFAQNLNVAFLVSLAFCVAASANLPVIVYTIYWKRFNTTGAMTGMIAGLVSALVLVAISPSVMSPVAGAALITGDPIFPLTNPALLSVPIGFIGGVIGTLLSNKQDAKRFAEVKVKANTGYKTQV, from the coding sequence ATGAATGCTACTGTAATTATCCTGTTTTTAATCATTGTTGGGATGACCCTTGCCATTACTTATTATGCTGCCAAAAGAACGAATACAGCATCTGAATTTTACACGGCAGGCGGAGGGCTGACAGGATGGCAAAATGGCCTTGCTATCGCTGGTGATTATTTATCCGCTGCTTCCTTCTTAGGGATTGCTGGTGCGATTGCTTTAAATGGTTTTGACGGGTTCTTATTTAGTATTGGCTACTTAGTTGCTTATTTAGTTGTGTTATTTATTGTTGCCGAGCCGCTTCGTAATCTTGGGAGATATACGTTGGCGGATATGATTAATGCACGTTTTGACGCTAAAAAAATTCGCGCAACCGCAGCGCTAAATACAATTACAATTGTTATTTTTTATATGATTGCCCAATTAGTTGGGGCAGGTGCGTTAATACAATTACTATTTGGCATTCCTTATTGGGTTGCTGTAGTAATCGTTGGTATCATGATGACGATCTATGTTTTGTTTGGCGGTATGACGGCAACAAGCTGGGTACAAATCATTAAAGCTGTGTTGCTTATGGTTGGAACAATCATTATCTCGTTCATGGTTCTTGCGAAATTTAACTTCAATATTTTCGAAATGTTTACCACGATGAAAACAGCGACTCCACTTGGAGAAGCCTATTTAAATCCAGGTGTTAAGTACACTGTACCTTTAGATACAATTTCACTTATGATTGCGCTTGTTCTTGGAACTGCAGGACTGCCACATATTTTAATGAGATTTTTCACAGTTAAAAATGCCAAAACAGCACGCAGTTCAGTCATATGGGCGACATGGATTGTAGGAATTTTCTATGTTATGACTATTTTCCTTGGCTTTGGAGCTGCAGCGTTTGTTGGAGCGGATGTCATTAAGAGCAGTAATGCTGCTGGTAATATGGCGGCCCCTTTACTTGCTCAAGTTCTAGGTGGAGATATTTTAATGTCCTTTGTTTCAGCTGTAGCATTTGCAACGATATTAGCGGTTGTGGCAGGTCTTGTTTTATCAGGAGCTTCAGCATTTGCTCATGATATTTACGGTCAAATTATTAAAAAGGGAAAAGCAACAGAAAAGCAGCAAATGCTCGCTGCAAAATATGCTTCACTTAGCGTTTCCGTATTTTCTATTTTACTAGCATTATTTGCACAAAACCTGAACGTAGCTTTCCTCGTTTCCTTAGCGTTTTGTGTAGCCGCAAGCGCCAATCTGCCTGTTATTGTTTATACGATTTATTGGAAGAGATTCAATACGACAGGTGCAATGACAGGAATGATAGCAGGACTAGTGTCAGCATTGGTTCTTGTAGCCATTAGTCCTAGCGTTATGTCACCAGTAGCAGGTGCAGCATTAATTACCGGAGATCCAATTTTTCCACTAACAAATCCTGCCCTTCTTTCTGTTCCGATTGGATTCATTGGCGGAGTTATAGGAACATTGCTTTCGAATAAGCAAGATGCGAAGCGATTTGCAGAGGTAAAGGTAAAAGCGAATACTGGTTATAAAACGCAAGTATAA
- a CDS encoding cation:dicarboxylate symporter family transporter has product MKKFKLSLAYQILIGLILGITVGAIFYGNPEVETYLKPIGDIFIRMIKMIVVPIVLSTLILGVAGTGDIKKLGKLGGKTLLYFEIVTTIAIIVGLLAANIVKPGEGVDMSKLAKGDIEQYVNTTEEVTSHSFADTIVNIVPQNIVKALAEGDMLAIIFFAVMFGLGIAAIGERGKPVLAFFQGTADAMFWVTNQIMKFAPFGVFALIGVTVSKFGVESLIPLGKLIVLVYVTMALFVLVILGSIAKMCGTSVFHLIKILKDELILAYSTSSSETVLPKIMEKMEKYGCPKDVVSFVIPTGYSFNLDGSTLYQAIAAIFIAQMYGIDLSITEQITLMLVLMVTSKGIAGVPGVSFVVLLATLGTVGIPVEGLAFIAGIDRILDMARTVVNVIGNSLAAVVMSKWEGRFDSKKGNEYLTTIQKSA; this is encoded by the coding sequence ATGAAAAAGTTTAAACTTAGTTTAGCTTATCAGATTCTTATTGGACTAATCTTAGGGATTACGGTCGGAGCTATTTTTTATGGCAATCCAGAAGTTGAAACTTATTTAAAACCAATTGGTGACATTTTCATTCGCATGATTAAAATGATTGTTGTTCCTATTGTTCTTTCTACATTAATTCTTGGTGTTGCTGGAACCGGAGATATTAAAAAATTAGGAAAGCTTGGGGGAAAAACACTTTTATACTTTGAAATTGTAACGACAATAGCCATCATCGTTGGATTGCTTGCTGCTAACATTGTTAAGCCAGGTGAAGGCGTCGATATGTCCAAGCTTGCAAAAGGCGACATTGAACAATATGTTAATACGACAGAAGAAGTAACAAGTCATAGCTTTGCCGATACTATTGTTAATATTGTTCCACAAAACATCGTTAAAGCATTAGCAGAAGGAGATATGCTTGCCATTATTTTCTTCGCGGTTATGTTTGGATTAGGAATTGCTGCCATTGGTGAAAGAGGAAAACCAGTCCTTGCTTTCTTCCAAGGGACGGCAGATGCTATGTTCTGGGTAACAAACCAAATTATGAAATTCGCACCATTTGGTGTTTTTGCTTTAATTGGAGTCACTGTTTCAAAATTTGGTGTCGAATCATTAATTCCGCTTGGAAAATTAATCGTATTAGTTTATGTCACAATGGCCCTATTTGTTCTTGTCATTCTTGGCAGCATTGCGAAGATGTGTGGGACAAGCGTTTTCCATCTTATTAAGATCTTAAAAGACGAGCTCATTTTAGCTTATTCAACATCAAGTTCAGAAACCGTTTTGCCAAAAATAATGGAGAAAATGGAGAAATACGGCTGCCCGAAAGACGTCGTTTCCTTTGTCATTCCAACAGGCTATTCCTTCAACCTAGATGGTTCTACTCTCTATCAAGCAATTGCGGCCATTTTTATTGCCCAAATGTATGGGATCGACTTAAGCATTACTGAACAAATTACATTAATGTTAGTTTTAATGGTAACTTCAAAAGGAATTGCCGGAGTACCAGGAGTTTCCTTTGTTGTTCTTTTAGCGACTTTAGGAACTGTAGGTATCCCTGTTGAAGGTCTTGCCTTTATTGCTGGGATCGACCGAATTCTAGATATGGCTCGAACTGTGGTAAATGTAATCGGTAACTCATTAGCTGCCGTTGTCATGTCCAAGTGGGAAGGCCGATTCGATTCCAAAAAAGGAAATGAATATCTCACTACTATTCAGAAATCAGCATAA
- a CDS encoding DUF485 domain-containing protein gives MAKKVYKSDLKKRGEDFEKIEQSSQFQELMAAKRKFLVPSIILFFGLYLLFPILISYTNLMDAPAIGEISWAWIYALLLFIMTWVMATIYMKKAAAFDHMAEKIWKEDDLDRREAQ, from the coding sequence ATGGCAAAGAAGGTGTACAAAAGTGATCTTAAAAAAAGGGGAGAGGATTTTGAAAAGATTGAACAGAGCAGTCAATTTCAGGAGTTGATGGCTGCCAAAAGGAAATTTTTGGTACCTTCAATTATTCTATTTTTTGGGCTTTATTTATTGTTTCCTATCTTGATTTCTTACACAAACTTAATGGATGCACCAGCAATAGGGGAAATATCATGGGCTTGGATCTACGCTTTATTATTATTTATTATGACTTGGGTAATGGCTACTATTTATATGAAAAAAGCAGCAGCATTTGATCATATGGCTGAGAAAATTTGGAAGGAAGATGATTTAGATAGGAGGGAAGCTCAATGA
- a CDS encoding DUF3888 domain-containing protein, with protein sequence MRRFLFTIFLTFSLIFPWHSHSIASNANIQQDSKELMIQDILMLFLGEPIEKAVNEYYSKLLTINPLVYPYQIDVIKVERLGGFRTFHFMITLEVTPVVGAHNSVGKDRITFEIAPTIPSQVKLMKYEHIETHELPPNCSTSLDKQ encoded by the coding sequence ATGAGGAGATTTCTTTTCACAATATTTTTGACTTTTTCATTGATTTTCCCTTGGCATTCTCACAGTATAGCTTCAAATGCAAACATCCAACAAGATTCCAAAGAGTTAATGATTCAGGACATTCTTATGCTTTTTCTCGGCGAACCAATTGAAAAAGCCGTAAACGAATATTATTCGAAATTGTTAACTATAAATCCTCTTGTTTACCCGTATCAAATCGATGTGATAAAGGTTGAAAGATTAGGTGGATTTCGTACATTCCATTTTATGATTACACTAGAAGTAACACCGGTTGTGGGTGCACACAATTCTGTAGGAAAAGACCGGATCACATTCGAAATAGCTCCAACTATTCCTAGTCAGGTTAAACTAATGAAGTATGAACATATAGAAACACATGAATTACCGCCGAATTGCAGTACATCATTAGATAAGCAGTGA
- a CDS encoding MFS transporter — protein sequence MAGAIQKNLILFLLGKMTAVLGSSIYGFAIGLYILAKTGSSLNFAITLLLSALPRILLSPIAGTISDRWNRKIIIITSDFACAIWLMIVFFIFTFLYPEIWVLYLATAVLSILNTFYSNAVTSAIYNMVGPDHLQKAMSLNQAAASLSTILGPVLGGVFFGLFNITTFMIINIITFTISGLASVFIQYDLFAEKKEKTSGNSVFTDLKLGLSYVKEQAFIKNLIMISIFLNFWFAVFPVALPYLVLSVRKMESYQLGIIEGSFSVGMLIMSIFLSTRPEIKRKELSILGGLIAMSCVLIFIGLPSFPGMMNVTNGIFFPYLIFMVLLLSIFIMIINMPIMVLLQKSTPDHYRGRVMSLLETGASAMAPIGYILFGFLLEKMPVWILLAICGLSIISLILYHIKRKTFVEHLRNADKPKEMALEA from the coding sequence ATGGCAGGAGCAATACAGAAGAATCTCATATTATTTCTTCTAGGAAAAATGACAGCGGTTCTTGGTTCGTCTATTTATGGTTTTGCTATTGGCTTGTATATTTTAGCCAAAACAGGATCAAGCCTCAACTTTGCCATTACGTTACTTTTAAGTGCTTTGCCAAGGATATTGCTTTCTCCAATTGCGGGCACGATTAGTGATCGTTGGAATAGGAAGATCATCATTATTACTTCTGATTTTGCTTGTGCGATTTGGCTAATGATTGTGTTTTTTATTTTTACCTTTTTGTATCCGGAAATTTGGGTTTTATATTTGGCAACGGCTGTCCTCAGCATCCTCAATACATTTTACTCCAACGCGGTCACATCAGCGATTTACAACATGGTTGGCCCAGATCATCTACAGAAAGCGATGTCTTTGAATCAGGCAGCAGCTTCATTGTCCACTATTTTAGGTCCAGTTCTCGGAGGAGTTTTCTTCGGACTATTTAATATAACCACCTTCATGATCATTAACATAATCACCTTTACAATTTCGGGGCTGGCAAGTGTTTTCATCCAATATGATTTATTTGCAGAAAAAAAGGAAAAAACGAGCGGCAATTCCGTTTTTACAGACTTGAAATTAGGTTTGTCTTATGTGAAGGAACAGGCCTTCATTAAAAATCTCATTATGATAAGTATCTTCCTTAATTTTTGGTTTGCCGTATTTCCAGTTGCATTGCCTTATCTAGTATTATCTGTTCGAAAGATGGAATCGTACCAGCTTGGTATTATCGAAGGATCATTTTCTGTTGGGATGTTAATCATGTCGATTTTTCTTTCAACAAGACCGGAGATCAAAAGAAAAGAATTAAGTATACTTGGAGGCTTAATTGCTATGTCCTGTGTTCTAATTTTCATTGGACTTCCAAGCTTCCCAGGAATGATGAATGTTACGAACGGTATATTCTTTCCGTATTTAATCTTTATGGTCTTGCTTCTATCAATCTTTATTATGATAATAAATATGCCAATTATGGTGCTGCTCCAAAAAAGCACGCCGGATCATTATCGAGGTAGAGTGATGTCCTTGCTTGAAACTGGAGCAAGTGCCATGGCACCGATAGGCTATATCCTATTTGGTTTTCTTCTTGAGAAAATGCCAGTTTGGATTTTACTCGCTATCTGCGGACTTAGCATCATCTCGCTTATTCTCTACCATATTAAAAGGAAGACATTTGTCGAACATTTAAGAAACGCCGATAAACCGAAAGAAATGGCTTTGGAGGCATAA
- a CDS encoding ArsR/SmtB family transcription factor, producing the protein MQFEQKTMDINLEQQKLISSPLRVKIIYLLDERPMTAKQVADELGKTAGSIHYHIQQLYNGGILEIEETRENRGIIEKYYRARATHFHLVDANKPVHEKKRSSRGMSLTLSAKELKEFEADFDELLEKYLKKTLKEDIERTPYTVFCQFEKLLDEEDN; encoded by the coding sequence ATGCAATTTGAACAAAAAACAATGGACATTAATTTAGAACAACAAAAGTTAATATCAAGTCCGCTTAGAGTAAAGATTATTTACTTATTAGACGAACGTCCGATGACAGCAAAGCAGGTAGCAGATGAATTAGGTAAAACGGCTGGGAGTATTCATTATCATATTCAGCAGCTCTATAATGGAGGAATTTTAGAAATCGAAGAGACGCGAGAGAACAGAGGGATTATTGAGAAATATTACCGTGCTCGTGCGACTCACTTTCATTTAGTGGATGCAAATAAACCAGTACATGAAAAAAAACGCAGCTCCAGAGGTATGAGCTTAACCCTTTCAGCCAAGGAATTAAAGGAATTTGAAGCAGATTTTGATGAATTATTAGAGAAATATTTAAAGAAAACGCTTAAAGAAGATATTGAACGCACCCCATATACTGTATTCTGTCAGTTTGAAAAGCTATTAGATGAGGAGGACAATTAA
- a CDS encoding DUF3934 family protein, with protein sequence MSKAKGKGGTGRGTGKKGWNRWQASANKKKSSKPYISKGTKKTDVENAPRSNS encoded by the coding sequence ATGAGTAAAGCTAAAGGAAAAGGTGGAACAGGGAGAGGAACAGGCAAGAAGGGTTGGAATCGTTGGCAAGCTAGTGCAAACAAAAAAAAGAGTTCAAAACCTTATATAAGTAAAGGTACAAAAAAAACGGATGTTGAAAATGCCCCTAGGAGCAATAGTTAA
- a CDS encoding response regulator has translation MRYFIIDDDMASRKMLEKIIVEEEIGHVIGVAENGQKAIQSILSTRPDFVLIDFLMPEMDGIETIEQLRMQGFKGKFIMISQIVNKEMVGEAYEKGVEFFIHKPINRIEVHSILKRTAEQFHLKHSLLTIRESLAHIESPNFSQRLRSVREIALSILNDMGIIGEVGSKDMVLMLEILMNRNNSSTVLPPLKELYEAVAISKGADGDNIKKESKSIEQRIRRAIIAALNSLASLGTIDYTNPKFEYYAPRYFDLQEIRVQMKKIESDSTETMKAKINIKKFLQVLYVETVEKFRQQS, from the coding sequence TTGCGTTATTTTATCATTGATGATGATATGGCAAGCCGCAAAATGCTAGAAAAAATTATTGTTGAAGAAGAAATCGGCCATGTTATTGGTGTGGCAGAAAACGGACAGAAAGCCATTCAGTCTATCCTTTCAACTCGTCCTGATTTTGTCTTGATTGACTTTCTTATGCCAGAAATGGATGGAATAGAAACGATAGAACAGTTGAGAATGCAAGGCTTTAAAGGCAAGTTTATTATGATTTCTCAAATAGTAAATAAAGAAATGGTAGGAGAAGCATACGAAAAAGGGGTCGAATTCTTTATCCATAAACCAATTAATCGGATTGAAGTACATAGCATCCTTAAAAGGACAGCGGAACAATTTCATCTCAAGCATTCCCTATTAACGATTCGGGAATCATTAGCTCACATTGAATCACCCAATTTTTCTCAAAGACTGCGAAGCGTGAGAGAAATCGCTTTATCTATATTGAATGATATGGGGATTATCGGTGAAGTCGGAAGCAAAGATATGGTTTTAATGTTGGAAATCTTAATGAATCGAAATAATTCCAGTACTGTATTACCGCCTTTAAAAGAATTATACGAAGCAGTAGCCATTTCGAAAGGAGCTGACGGAGATAATATCAAAAAAGAAAGTAAATCGATTGAACAGCGAATTCGAAGGGCCATTATAGCAGCTCTAAATAGCTTAGCTTCATTAGGCACCATCGATTACACGAATCCAAAATTTGAATATTATGCACCTCGTTATTTTGATTTACAAGAAATTAGGGTACAAATGAAAAAAATTGAATCCGACAGTACCGAAACAATGAAAGCGAAAATTAATATAAAAAAGTTTCTCCAAGTATTGTATGTTGAAACAGTAGAGAAATTTCGACAGCAGTCATAA
- a CDS encoding YaiI/YqxD family protein, whose translation MKIYVDADACPVKDIIISEGTNADIPVILVTSFSHFSNVEQPSGVETIYVDSGADAADYRIMKLAQKGDIIVTQDYGLASLGLAKGCAVLHHNGSSYTNENIDQLLQTRYLSAMARKSGKRTKGPKPFTSEDREKFKGLFKRAISH comes from the coding sequence ATGAAAATTTATGTTGATGCAGATGCTTGTCCGGTAAAAGATATCATTATCTCTGAAGGTACGAATGCTGATATTCCTGTTATTCTTGTTACTAGCTTTTCTCATTTTTCTAATGTGGAACAACCATCAGGAGTGGAAACCATTTATGTTGATTCTGGAGCAGATGCTGCGGATTATCGGATTATGAAGTTAGCACAAAAAGGAGATATAATCGTTACTCAAGATTATGGTCTTGCTTCGCTAGGTTTAGCAAAAGGGTGTGCGGTACTTCACCATAATGGGTCTAGCTATACAAATGAAAACATTGACCAATTATTACAAACACGTTATTTGAGTGCTATGGCTCGAAAAAGCGGAAAGCGTACAAAGGGGCCAAAACCATTTACATCAGAAGATAGGGAGAAATTTAAGGGGCTTTTTAAAAGAGCAATTTCACATTAA
- a CDS encoding DUF2332 domain-containing protein, with translation MLMNKELLSKRFYQFALRECHDSSPLYEWLSLKISEDEEMLELSSHSREGQPVPNLFLGAIHYLLIKGADHSLKDFYPSIVENARFIEDTFPHFKDFCQDNREDIIFILKNKLVQTNEVRRCGYLYPTFSYIYNNTKKPLALIEIGTSAGFQLLWDKYAYSYNGKDFYGNNDSNLLIETEIKGDGIPDFLLKSPPVTHRVGLDLHINDVTDNEDALWLNALIWPEHKERRVLFEKATSCIKQYKSEMNLIEGDGVELLQQFASKVPPESTLCVFHTHVANQMPNEMKEKLLDQIKEIGGKRDIFHLYNNIWDGKLHLDSFCDGKEELRVIGETDGHGRWFTWEL, from the coding sequence ATGCTTATGAACAAAGAGCTTTTATCTAAACGGTTTTATCAGTTTGCTTTACGGGAATGCCATGACTCCAGTCCATTGTATGAGTGGTTGTCTTTGAAAATTTCAGAAGATGAAGAAATGCTGGAACTTAGCTCCCATTCAAGAGAAGGGCAGCCTGTTCCGAACCTATTTTTAGGGGCGATTCATTATCTTTTAATAAAAGGAGCAGACCATTCTTTAAAGGATTTTTATCCAAGTATTGTTGAGAATGCTAGGTTCATTGAAGATACTTTTCCTCATTTCAAGGATTTTTGCCAGGATAATAGGGAAGATATCATTTTCATTCTTAAAAATAAGCTAGTCCAGACTAATGAAGTGCGCCGGTGCGGTTATCTTTATCCAACTTTTTCTTATATCTATAACAATACGAAAAAACCGTTAGCATTAATAGAAATTGGGACAAGTGCAGGTTTTCAGCTTCTATGGGATAAATACGCCTATTCTTATAATGGGAAAGATTTCTACGGAAATAATGACTCAAACCTGCTGATCGAGACAGAAATTAAAGGTGATGGCATACCAGATTTCCTTCTGAAAAGCCCTCCTGTTACCCATAGAGTTGGCTTAGATTTACATATCAATGATGTAACAGATAATGAGGATGCTCTATGGTTGAATGCGCTTATTTGGCCGGAACACAAGGAAAGAAGAGTTCTATTTGAAAAGGCAACCAGCTGTATAAAGCAATATAAAAGCGAAATGAATCTTATTGAAGGAGATGGGGTAGAACTGCTTCAGCAATTTGCTTCTAAGGTTCCACCCGAATCGACCCTATGTGTATTCCATACTCATGTTGCGAATCAAATGCCTAATGAAATGAAGGAAAAGCTGCTTGACCAGATAAAAGAAATCGGAGGGAAAAGGGATATTTTCCATCTTTATAATAATATTTGGGATGGAAAATTACATCTTGATTCCTTTTGTGATGGGAAAGAGGAGCTCAGAGTCATTGGAGAAACAGATGGGCATGGAAGATGGTTTACGTGGGAGCTTTAA